The nucleotide window ATTGAAGGACGTGAGCGTTATCCAATTAATATCCGTTATCCTCGCGAGATTCGTGATTCTATTAATAAGCTAAAATGGCTGCCATTAGTTACCCCGTCTGGCGCAACCGTACCACTTGGTGAAATTGCTCAAATCCAGATTGATAATGGCCCGGATATGATTAGAAGTGAAAATGCCAAGCTTGATGGATTAGTTTATATTGATATAAATGGTTCAGACCTAGCAGGCTATGTTAAAACCGCACAGCAAGTAATTGCTAGTCAAGTAAAACTTCCGGCTGGCTACTCCATTGCTTGGTCAGGGCAGTATGAATATATGGAAAGAGCCAAAGAACGATTAGCTTATGCAGCCCCCATAACTTTAGTTATTATTGCTCTATTGCTTTACTTCTGTTTCGGGCGGTTAACTGAAGTATTAATGATTCTATTCTCTCTACCGTTTGCCTTAGGTGGCGGAATCTGGATTGTCTATTTACTTGGTTACAACTTATCCGTTGCGGTTAGTGTTGGATTTATTGCCTTGAGCGGGGTAGCTGCTGAAACTGGGGTAATTATGCTAGTCTACCTAAACCATGCTTTAGAAGAACGGCGCTGCATTGCACAACAAGAAAACCGGAAATTAACTAATGCTGATATTAAATTAGCGGTAATGGAAGGAAGTTTATTACGTTTAAGGCCCAAAATAATGACTGTTTGCGCAATTATTGGTGGGCTATTACCAATAATGTTGTTTGGCGGTACCGGCTCAGAGGTAATAAGCCATATTGCCGCTCCAATGATAGGCGGCATGGTTAGTAGTACTATTTTAACGCTGCTAGTTATTCCTTGTGTTTACTTAGTGTGGAATCAATATCAAAATGCAAAAAAATAATTTACTGTGGTTAATTCCAGCAATAACCTTAGCAAGCTGTTCAATATTTAGCCAGCCATACACTAAACCTGATTTGGGAGTACCGAGTACCTGGAATAAAAGTGACGAAGATTTGAATATGACAGCAATAAACCAGGCTGAAAGCTTAGCAGAATTAAAATGGTGGAAGCAATTTGATGACCCGAGTCTAAATCAAATTATTGAAAGTGCTTTACTTAATAATAATGATATTAAGATTGCAATGGCTAATTTAGCCAATGCCCAAGGACAATTAAAACAAGTACAGTTTGGTTGGATTCCGAATATTCCGGTAGTTCTAGGTTTTAGCCAGATGTGGGCATTTAATAATCCTGGGTATTTCCTAGGCTTATTTCCTAGTTATACGCTAAACATATTTAGTCAGATTAAAGCCCAGGAACAAGCTAAACATCAGCTAGAAGTTTCCAAATACGCAACGGATAGCGCCAGACTAACTATAATTGGCCAAGCTGCCAGCAGCTACTTTACTTTAGCTAGCCAGAAACGCCAGTTACAATTAACGCAAGAATTATTAAAAATATATAAAGAGCGTGAAATAGCCTATCGCAAACAATTTGAGCTAGGCTTAGCTGATGCCAAAACAGTATCAAATGCAGCTAGTGATGTAATGCAAACCGAAGCGCAGCTATCAACTTTAGAAAATAATATCTCAGTTAGCCAGAATGCCCTACGCTATCTAACTAACCAAAACCCAGGCAAGCTTGATTTATTAACTTCTTTTGATAAACTAAATGCTAATAGCATAGCTCCAGGTAGCTTACCCGCTACAGTGCTTGCTAACCGCCCAGATGTAAGGGCTGCAGAAGAACAATTAAAAGCCAGCAATGCTGGAGTAGGATTAGCTTATTCAAATTTATTGCCTTCAATCCAATTGGATGATTTCGTAGCGGCTACCTCACCAACAGCTAGTGGAATTGGTAATCCAATGGGCATGAATATGGGGGAAGCTTACTTAAATGTACCGCTACTTAATCCAAAGGCTTATGGGCAAATTGATTCCAGCAAAGCCCAATACTCAAAAGATTACTATACTTATGAACAAACGGTACGAAAAGCTTTACGTGATGTTGAAAATGATTTATCGGCTCATCGCCTTTACGCTAAACGTTATGATGATTTTGCCCATGCCAACCTTAGCTTAGCGCAAGGATGCAATAATGAAATAGTTCAATTTCAAAATGGTTTAAGTAATTATACTGCGGTTTTAGAGTGTCAGCTTGGATTACAACAAGCACAAATTGCTTTAACCCAAAGTAAATTAGATAAATTATTAGCTATCGTGGTTTTATATCAAGATTTAGGTGGAGGTTATGCTGTAACAACCACAATAAATCAATTAACAAAATAAACATAAAATAAAAGGTAATCTATGTCTACAAGTACAATGGAACTACACCTAACATTATTGTTAATTACTATCGCCTTTTGTGGGTACTTAGTAGGTTATCTTACTGGCATTAATAAAGTCAGTTTGGAAAGTAATAAAAAATTGTTAGTTTTAAAATTGTTGGCAATAATCGTGTGTGTTTTTGTAATTTTGGGAATTGCTCAAAGCATCTCGAAATATTTACATGAATCAAACACATGTATAGAACATAAAATGTAATAAATTGATAGGATTTAAAATGAAAAAATTACTTGTTCCATTAATTGTTTTAACAATTCTAAGTGCTTGCTCTTCCGATAAAGCTCCTAATAAATCAGATACCGTGGTTTATATGTCAACCATTAAAGCACCTAAAAACTGTAAGTATATCGGTGAGGTATATGGGCCACATGAAACTTTTACTTCAGAAGCTAACGTTCATCTTGGGAAAAATATTTCTCAGCTTCATATAAATAGGGCAAAAGTTCTTGGTGCTAATTATGTTGAAATGAACTCGTCATTAGATGGTGGCAAAGCATATTTATGTCCAACTTCAGAATTACAACAGTTACAATAATAAAGTTCATTGCAATAGTTAGAGTATTGATTAATAAGTGATTAACGTTACTTTATGTTGGATTTGACCCAATGGAGCCAATCATACAAAGATATAGTTGAGCTATTGCTATAATTTATGTATGGCAATAGTTATAGCATAATATCAAAAAAATCTGCGGTTTGGGAATGGCACCCCAAGTTTCCTACCTTCTCTACGTAATTCTTCAGCATAAGTCATAAGTTCATCTCCATAATCTGGTAATTGTTGTAATAATTTACAATAAGTAATTAGATGTCGTTCCATTGGTAAATCACGATTGAAAATACTAATAGTAAGTAGTATCTAGTGAATCTACTAAAGTGGTATAGATATTTAATGTTTGAAGTAGCCCCTAACCATTTTTATTGATTTTATCCAAGAAATACTTCTGTAACCAATCTGGTCTAGTTTCATCAGTAAATTCAAGTTCAAACTCCTCTGTTCTTTCATCAATTGATAATTGAGCTATTAATTTTAAATTTTCAGAATTATCAAAAAAATATGCTCGATAGCTAAATTTAGCAGCATCAAAAAGGTTTTCTAATGATTTAAAATAACGGGAAATAATTTTATCTTGTGCTACATTATGACCATTCATAGCTACTCTACTAGCCACTCTTCCAATGTTTATTTGAGGGTCTACAGTTGAAATATAATAAAGATATACTCTATAACCAAGCTCTTTTGCTTTTTGCAAAATATGAATTTTATCTGTTGAACTCATTACGCTTTCAAAAGTCAACGTACTACCATTCAGCATTAGTTGAGTCCTAATGAAATCTGAAATAATTGAGGCAAAGTAAGAGTCTCTAAAATGGATAGGTATATGTAAACAATCGTCTACTATTTTAAAATCAGTTAAGTTACAAGCATTAAAATGCTGTTTAGCAAACAATTCTTCCAAAAAACTGGAGATTTTTAGGAATGACAACAAGGCTTCAAGAGTAACTGCATTTAAACTAAAATCGCGAAAATCTAAGATACCAGTGTGTGTAAATGACTTTTCAATTTCATCGGGGTTAATGTAAACACCAATGTGTTTTGGCTTTAAATGTTTTCTTATTTCTGAAAACATTGTACTTTTACCACTGCCATTTGGCCCAGCAAAAATTCTTAATCTTTTAATTCTAATATCTCTAAACTTATTTAAATTTAAATTTAACTATTTTTTCATGGTTATTTATTTTGTGATTTTGTGATTGAATTGCTTTAATAGTTATTTTAGAACCATCAGGTTTAGTCTCTACTATAGCACCGTTGATAGCTGTTACTATAGCAGTACCATTCTGTAAAGCCTCTTTTTGTGCTTTTCTTGATGCTGATAACGCAATTCTTGAAAGTTGCTTAGTTTGTGTAGTATCTTCATTAATAATTATTTGTAATTTTGATCTCATGGTGATTCTCATTAAATTGAAAATATAAAGTGGAATCCTGATAAGAAAAAGTCAACCATTTAATATTTGCCAAATTACTAAAAGCTTATTTGGATAACAATATTAGTGTCACCAAATGACGTTGACGAGAACCTGATGAATTGTATTTTTCCTATCTATGCTGAAATTATAGTATTAAATTTAACCTATTGTCAAATCTTTATGTACACAGCTAGGGCAAACGCATCTAAATAATAAAGTAAATCAATACCCATAATTTTATAAAGTTAATGCATTATCAAAAATATAGCCAAAATCCATGTGGGCATCTTAATTGCTAGAATCACTGGAATCAAATTTTCTGGGTTAGCCTGATACCATATAAGGCATTTTCTTACAAACTCATCGTGTTTGGTTGGTTTCATGGGCAAGGCAAATATTTAAAATTGTGTTATAATTATACCAGATACAGGAGATGGTAACTCCCATTTAACTCTAGCCTATTCTGCTAGAGATTTGCTTTTTAGTAAATGTATGGGCTTTCCTCAGTGGTTGGGTAATCATGGCAACTTTATAGTTGCCATTTCTTATTGTATTTTGGAAAAAACATGTTATTAAATAAACCTTTAAGCTACCTTATTGATCTCTACAATGGAAATTTATCAAAATTAGTTACTAATGCCCCGGAGTCTCAGTCATTTTTGTTTGAGACTACAGCAGTAATAGTTGGTATCCCCAATAAAGCGTACAAGAATACTCTATACTATAAAATAGCGGAAGAAGAAACAAATAGTAAAGATTCAACAATATCAGTTGCTATTGATAAACAATTTGCTGATTTTAAACTCAGTGATAAAGTAAAAATTATTGGACAGTTTTATGTAGGGTTTTACAATGGAGGATTACAACTAAATATTAAAGCAGAAATGATGGAACTCGTTGATTCAAGGTTAACCCAACAAGATTCCATTAGTGCAATTGATGTTTTAAAATCTTTTCCAAAGAAAAGAGTTCCGTTTCCATTTAGTAAACCGCTGAATATTGCATTAATTCAGCCCATCTCCAACACCTCTGTTCAGGATTTCATGAAGAAACTGCCTAGCGAGGGAATTTATCTAAAGAATTATCCAACTAATATTAGTAGTAAAACAGCAATATTGGACTGTATTCAATCCATTCTTAAAGACAATCAAAATAATCCATATAAATACAACATACTTGCAGTGATTCGGGGCGGTGGTGATGGTTTTGAGGTATTTGATGATTTAGATGTATGTCGAGCTTTTGCCAACATTGATATGCATAAAATAGTTGGTCTTGGGCATGAAGAAAATCGCTGCCTGATTGAGTTTGTTTCAGATCATGCTGAGGCTACCCCCAGCTATCTAACTACTTATCTGGTACATCAACTTGACTCCGTTGTAAAAAACAAATTGCAGACTAAATACTACAATAATAAATCCAAGACAACAAGCGTACCAGATAATAAATTAGAAACCAAGCTAAATTGGATTATTGGATTTTTGATCGTCTTGATTGTTATAATATCTTTTAAGGTGTTATAAGCAATAAAAAAGCCCCAAATTTTGGGGCTAGTTATCAATTGTCTTTATGATAGATATTGTAAGAAAGGTAACTATAACTAGGGTCTGTAATGTCATTTAGCATAGAAGTAGAATCGCTATTTTCAAATAAATGATTATCATCATTCAATGCTCTATCTTGCTTATAATTTCCAAAATTTTTTTTATATTTTTTTGAAACGTTCTTAGCATACCAAATAAACCCTATCCATGCTCCAGCAACCAGCATTAATGTCACAGTATTATTCATTCAGTGCTCCAATAAAAGCAATATTTAATAACCAAATTATATCATAATTAGCTAATCAAATTAACTATTTATCAAAATTTGGATAACCGCTTTTATCAAGTTTTCCTCCACCCTGAGTTCGGGCAGCAGCTTCCGTACCTTTCTTGTCGATAACTTTACCTGCTTCTTTTTTTACAACCCCAGCCATATCCCCAGTTACAACATTTGCAGCATTACCAGCAACTTCAGTTAGGTTTTCACCCATTGCTTGTGCCGGATGATTATTGAACTTATCTGCCTGATTATCATGTTTGATAGATACAGCTTTTTTATCTGTCTCAATTTGCCGACTTGCACTATCAACCCCAGCCTGAGCCTTGCCAGTATAATTATCAATGTTACCATTATTGGCATATCTTCCGGCATGCCCAGCAATGGCTCTATCAGTAGCAGCCGCATCTACTCCCTGGACACTATAGTTAGTCGTATCACCCAATATTTGTGGCACAAATTTCTCTTCAGCAAATTTTTGCGCCAATTGGTTGAATTGCCCAGGGTTATGTGCCTGCATATCGTTAATCTGCTCGCCAGTCATACCTTGCGCCATCAGATCCTGAACGAAGGCATTATCTCCATTAACTTTAACAGTATCCCCCATAGAGTTAAGCGTGGTTTGTGCTCTACTAACACTTAGAGCATCACTAATAGTTTTGGATGAGTTCTGGGCAAGACCTTCTGCTGATTTAAAACCATCGCCAATCATATTATCAGTTGACAGGTTATGTTTATTGGCAAAGTCAGTATATTTATCCAAGGCTTGTTTGTAGTCTTGTGCTGCTTTGGTATTCATGCTTCCTGCAACACCACCACCAATTGTAGCTTCATTTCCAAGAATCGAAACCCCAGTTTTTGCTACTGCTTCTGCCTTAACTCCAAGATCGGTTGCTAGCTCGGCTCCTTTTGCATAAACATTTTTATCACCGCCACCAGTACCACTACTACTGCCATGCCCTCCACTTGTATTTACAGCAGCATTATGGAATGTTTGAGACATCTTCTGCCATTGCTGTGCTTCCTGCCCGGCTCTTTGATGAACTGATTGCACCATATTGGAGATTTGACTTTGTGCAGTTTTAGCATAATCAACAGATGTGATGATCTTGTTATCCATTGCTCTGGATTGAACCGTTTCATATCCACCTACGTTGGTGGTACTACCAGTTGTGCCAACATGTGTATCTGTTTGTAATCCGTCACGACTTTGTCCGGCCGTATCGGTGTTTTTCACGCTTACCCGATTAATGTCCATATTTCCCAGCGCTTCCTGTTTACCAGCATTTTCTGCGGTACCGTTAAATGACCCCTGGAATGCTCCAGCAATATTGGATAAGGATGCAGCTCCTTTTTGCATTAGTATCCAGGATAAAACCGGTATTAGCGTAGAGATATAACCAGCAGCTGCCACTACCCCACCATTTAAATCCGAGATCTGGTAGAAATTATCCAGTGACATACCAGAGTATGCCTGCGCCAGTGCCTGGCTCTTTGAGGTAGCATAAACCGCTATAATTGAATTCAATACTGCATACATGATTGGCCACACTTGAATCCAAAACATTACCTTGATATAGTCAAATATCACATTCCAGCCAACCGGCAGCAGAAACAGAAAACAAAGCAATGGAAACAAGGCATAAATCATACATTCCGCTACTATATGCAGCCAAACCATCCCAACTGAGGCAAACTGGCTTCCTTGGCGCCAGGCACTGATTTGTTGTTGCTGTGCCTGGGCAGAAGTTAATGCATCGGCAAGGGATGGATCGTTATTAGCGACAGCCATTGATTGGGCAGTAGCCTGAATGGCATTAATCATCATTGCCTGACGTAATGAATTAGCTGACTGGGTAGTAGCTTGGCTAATAAAGTCATGATCCAGATCATTAATCACTTGCCAGCTGGCGATACCCAATGTATTTATAACTCTGTCGCCATTAGGTACAAAAGAGTTCTTTAACTGTTCCCGCAAGTCATAACAGGTTACTGACTTATCTCCTACGTAGACATAACGGTTTTTAAGAAAATTAGTATTTAGATGACTTATTGCTCCCTCATAATCTGGAGTTGATAACAAATCATTTTTGGTCATACCGCTCCAGCGAGCGTTTAATGGTGTAACTGCAGGTATCAGGCATTCACTGATAAATGGTGATACATATTCCATCGACTTACTATCAAATCTGGCCACATGTGGTAGTACATTGTAATAACTGGAGCCAAAACCTAGTCCATTGCCGCTATAGCGTTCTACTGGATTCATCCCACCACCAAGGACGTTTTCATAAATATCGACCAGACCTATTCCCAGATTGGAAGTAAACCAGCCAATAATACTTAATGACCAGGGAGCATTACTTACCTTATAGGTGGCTTTAGTTGTCAGATCCTGGATTTCTACATCTGATCTGGGTACTATGAAGATAAACCAGATTAAGGTAAACCGCACAAAATAGACCCAGTCAATAGTTGCTGCTGCACCAGTAGCACTACGTACAGAAAAAGCCTGAAGCACCACTATAATAACGCCTAGTAGTGCTGCTGTTCTAAATAACCAGATCAAGGCACTGTTTTGAGAAAAGTCAAAGAGCATAGACATACTCTCAAATAAGCTATTGAGATATTGCCCACCGCCAAAAGTATAAATAATTGGTGTCATTTTAATTCCCTGATATTTAGTTTCTTAATGTTGTTCCGGAGTAAACCAGTTTTTCCTGAAGATTGGGCGATACATTTTTAAGTATTATCCCGCGAATCATTGCCAGTCTTTGCATTAGCTCCATTGGATCCAGTTTATTGCGTTCCTGATCTTTCTGGAGCTGGGCATCTATATCACTTCGTACAACTTTTAACTGATCTTTAATACCGGATAAGGCAGCAATCTGGGCTTCGTCTGCACTTGCTGATAATGCAGTTATCTGGGTTGCGGTTTCCTTATAAACGGTATCAACGATGTTATAGTAAATCTTATGGATCGCATAATCCATATATTTAAGGACAATCGGATAGACTGTTGAATCAAGCCCAGAATCAACTCCTGCCTGCATTAGCTGGAATATTGGAGCATCAGAAATGGTTAGTACAGTTAAATCAGCATCAGTAATCTGTCCGGTGTCACTTAACAACGAAGTGTGTAATTTAGTAATCTTGTTGTAAATTAATGTTTGCATTGCCGTTACTGATTTAGCATTATCGGTTTTATAATTCTTGGGTACTATAAAGCAATCATTTTTAGCTCTATAATTATCCTTATCCCAGGTAAAATCGCAATTAAACACTGATCCCTGAACATTGGCCGCCTGATCCGTAATATCAGATGTAGTATAACTTAGTAATGTATCTATTTTTAATGGTGGGTAAATGGATACTGGCGATCCAAGCCCTTTGCCATTATCGCCATTCTTATCCAGTGGAGGAATATACACATCCCCTACGATGCTTAATACCAGGTTACCCAGATCCTGCTGCATCTGGTTAGATTTACCCATCTTATCAAAATAATCAGAGAGAATATTCTGCAGTATTCCACCCTGAAGCGCAATTTGTGCAGCAGCTGCCGCTTTGGCATTTTTAGCTTCATCAGTTGTTGAACCAAACAGGTCATTCCAGGCTTTAGCTCCCTGATCATATGTCTGACAGGTAGACTGCACAGTATTCTCATCTGAAAGAGAACCATTGAACCGGGCAGCATTCTGACATAGCCCGACTGATTTATTTACTCCGCCCATTAGGGTGCTCGAAGCCTGACAGGAATTTTTAAGCACACTTAGCCATTTGTTCATTTCATCAATCCAGTGTTTCATATTTCCAGCCAGAGAGGCTGATGTAATCTCGATTGCTTCAGTAAACAGTAAAGCTTTAGCATTCTGGCCAATTGCTTTTAAGGCATTAACAATCTGGTCACCATTAATAAACGAGAATGCTCCCATATTAAAATCGATATTGCCACAACCTCCCTTTAAGCTTGGTGGCGTAATATAGCCCATAGTTAGATCTACATTGGCTCCACGCTGATAATAGCCGCCAGCAGTAAACCCATTCGTAGTATAATAGCTTGGGCGTTCGATCTTGCTATTTGCCTGTAATGAATTATAATAATCAGTTAACCCACTACCAATATCAGCATTGGCCAGATTAACTGCCCCACCTAAAGCCAGTAATAAACATAGTTTTTTCATTAGAATTCCCCTAGCTGTTTGGTATATAAACGACAAATCCGGTTATTAACCTGATCAAGTGGAATATAGCCATATCCAAGCACCTGGCTTTGCCCTGTTTTGATGTTAAACATTACTGTTACCGGCTTACCCTCATTGACAATGTTAAATTTCCTGGACATGATTCCTTTATCTTCACCAAATGGTAAATCACCCAGATTTGCCGATCGATAAGCATCAAAACCAACAACCATTGCACTTACTCCATAAGTAGAGCTAACTTTCTTGAGTACATTAATCTGGGCATCGCAATACTTGCAGTTAGCAGAAGTAAACAGATACAATCCATAAGTAAAGCCTGACTGGCGGATTAACTCTGCAGAACAGGCATTTTGTTCTTTACGGCTAATTTCCAGCCCCTCACCCCCGGTAGGATTATTGGCTGAGTAAGAATCTGGACGACTCCAGTCATTGCGTACCTGCTGATCTGTTAAAATACCACTCATATCGTATATTTTTGTTTTTAACTGCTGATAGTTCCATACATTTTCAGGGGTGGGATAAAGTAAAGCCAGCGCACTGGCTTCCTTTAATTGCTTCTGGAGTAGCTCAAGTTCCTGGGTAGCTTTCTCGCCAGGTGTTATTTGCGGAACTGGTTTACTTTCTACCGGAATGCTTTCAATAACTGGCTTTGATTCATAAAAAAACCAGCCACGGCTGGCATCATTAAAGATTCCAGCATTAGCTGCTGTAGCCAGGCTTAAAATAATGGCGTAGCTGCACCAACGATTCGATTGTCTTTTTCGCATATTATTCCTATATCAGTATATCGACTGTCATAACTAAATAAATCTGGAGTCCACGCAAAATAACAGCCCCTGTCAATGATCTGAGAAGCTATTGGATATAGCTTATGATGAGATGGCAGGGTTTCTGTCCAGATATGTCCCATTATTTGCTGATTAATGTATAAAGTTGAGCCTTTGATCTCTACTCTATCACCAGCCACTCCAACTATTTTTTTAACTAATGGTGTGCTTTTTGTAGTCAGATTTACATCCTTGGGAGCCAGAAAGGTAAAGTAATCTCCACGACTAAACTCCTCTTTATGGCTGTAATCAACCAGCCATAAGCGCTGTGGCAATGATGAGGTTACGTTTAGTACAAATCCATGTGTTCGTAAAAACCAGAATTTGGAAATAAATAATAAGGTTGCGAGCATGGCAAACAATATCAGACCATTAGCCAATATTGACTGCTGCTTGCTGTTTAGCTTATCGAGGCTATTTTTTACCAAGGTTATAGATTTCATTTCTAACCTCATTAGTATAATCCGGGATATTTTTGTCATAAGCTAGTGCTTGTTTCTGGATTATTGTACAGTTACACTTGCCAGCAACAATGGCAATTGCCTGTTCAATTTTTGCTGCACCCTGTTTGATGTCATTACTGGCAACATCGGCCTGTTTATCCTTGCTTGCCGAATCTATATCATTGAAAGCTTTTAAGGTTACTTCTTTCATTAATGATTGGAGATCTATTGCTACAATTTGATAGTTTATATCTTTGACCACAACTAGGATATAAAAAGTAAGCACTATTAAGGCACTTAATAATGAAATCACAAATGTCATAATAATCTGCCAGTTTTGATTAATAAAATTAGCCAAACGGGCACGAATAAATGGTTTATTGTCTGTTATAATATTATTCATTGATGGTTATTCCTATCTTTTTAATTGTAATAGCTTGTCTATGATGCTACTTGCTGTAGCTGTTCCTTATACTCTAACACCTTGCTG belongs to Aquella oligotrophica and includes:
- a CDS encoding efflux transporter outer membrane subunit — translated: MQKNNLLWLIPAITLASCSIFSQPYTKPDLGVPSTWNKSDEDLNMTAINQAESLAELKWWKQFDDPSLNQIIESALLNNNDIKIAMANLANAQGQLKQVQFGWIPNIPVVLGFSQMWAFNNPGYFLGLFPSYTLNIFSQIKAQEQAKHQLEVSKYATDSARLTIIGQAASSYFTLASQKRQLQLTQELLKIYKEREIAYRKQFELGLADAKTVSNAASDVMQTEAQLSTLENNISVSQNALRYLTNQNPGKLDLLTSFDKLNANSIAPGSLPATVLANRPDVRAAEEQLKASNAGVGLAYSNLLPSIQLDDFVAATSPTASGIGNPMGMNMGEAYLNVPLLNPKAYGQIDSSKAQYSKDYYTYEQTVRKALRDVENDLSAHRLYAKRYDDFAHANLSLAQGCNNEIVQFQNGLSNYTAVLECQLGLQQAQIALTQSKLDKLLAIVVLYQDLGGGYAVTTTINQLTK
- a CDS encoding zeta toxin family protein → MFSEIRKHLKPKHIGVYINPDEIEKSFTHTGILDFRDFSLNAVTLEALLSFLKISSFLEELFAKQHFNACNLTDFKIVDDCLHIPIHFRDSYFASIISDFIRTQLMLNGSTLTFESVMSSTDKIHILQKAKELGYRVYLYYISTVDPQINIGRVASRVAMNGHNVAQDKIISRYFKSLENLFDAAKFSYRAYFFDNSENLKLIAQLSIDERTEEFELEFTDETRPDWLQKYFLDKINKNG
- a CDS encoding exodeoxyribonuclease VII large subunit, which gives rise to MLLNKPLSYLIDLYNGNLSKLVTNAPESQSFLFETTAVIVGIPNKAYKNTLYYKIAEEETNSKDSTISVAIDKQFADFKLSDKVKIIGQFYVGFYNGGLQLNIKAEMMELVDSRLTQQDSISAIDVLKSFPKKRVPFPFSKPLNIALIQPISNTSVQDFMKKLPSEGIYLKNYPTNISSKTAILDCIQSILKDNQNNPYKYNILAVIRGGGDGFEVFDDLDVCRAFANIDMHKIVGLGHEENRCLIEFVSDHAEATPSYLTTYLVHQLDSVVKNKLQTKYYNNKSKTTSVPDNKLETKLNWIIGFLIVLIVIISFKVL
- a CDS encoding conjugal transfer protein TraG N-terminal domain-containing protein — translated: MTPIIYTFGGGQYLNSLFESMSMLFDFSQNSALIWLFRTAALLGVIIVVLQAFSVRSATGAAATIDWVYFVRFTLIWFIFIVPRSDVEIQDLTTKATYKVSNAPWSLSIIGWFTSNLGIGLVDIYENVLGGGMNPVERYSGNGLGFGSSYYNVLPHVARFDSKSMEYVSPFISECLIPAVTPLNARWSGMTKNDLLSTPDYEGAISHLNTNFLKNRYVYVGDKSVTCYDLREQLKNSFVPNGDRVINTLGIASWQVINDLDHDFISQATTQSANSLRQAMMINAIQATAQSMAVANNDPSLADALTSAQAQQQQISAWRQGSQFASVGMVWLHIVAECMIYALFPLLCFLFLLPVGWNVIFDYIKVMFWIQVWPIMYAVLNSIIAVYATSKSQALAQAYSGMSLDNFYQISDLNGGVVAAAGYISTLIPVLSWILMQKGAASLSNIAGAFQGSFNGTAENAGKQEALGNMDINRVSVKNTDTAGQSRDGLQTDTHVGTTGSTTNVGGYETVQSRAMDNKIITSVDYAKTAQSQISNMVQSVHQRAGQEAQQWQKMSQTFHNAAVNTSGGHGSSSGTGGGDKNVYAKGAELATDLGVKAEAVAKTGVSILGNEATIGGGVAGSMNTKAAQDYKQALDKYTDFANKHNLSTDNMIGDGFKSAEGLAQNSSKTISDALSVSRAQTTLNSMGDTVKVNGDNAFVQDLMAQGMTGEQINDMQAHNPGQFNQLAQKFAEEKFVPQILGDTTNYSVQGVDAAATDRAIAGHAGRYANNGNIDNYTGKAQAGVDSASRQIETDKKAVSIKHDNQADKFNNHPAQAMGENLTEVAGNAANVVTGDMAGVVKKEAGKVIDKKGTEAAARTQGGGKLDKSGYPNFDK
- a CDS encoding conjugal transfer protein TraH — protein: MKKLCLLLALGGAVNLANADIGSGLTDYYNSLQANSKIERPSYYTTNGFTAGGYYQRGANVDLTMGYITPPSLKGGCGNIDFNMGAFSFINGDQIVNALKAIGQNAKALLFTEAIEITSASLAGNMKHWIDEMNKWLSVLKNSCQASSTLMGGVNKSVGLCQNAARFNGSLSDENTVQSTCQTYDQGAKAWNDLFGSTTDEAKNAKAAAAAQIALQGGILQNILSDYFDKMGKSNQMQQDLGNLVLSIVGDVYIPPLDKNGDNGKGLGSPVSIYPPLKIDTLLSYTTSDITDQAANVQGSVFNCDFTWDKDNYRAKNDCFIVPKNYKTDNAKSVTAMQTLIYNKITKLHTSLLSDTGQITDADLTVLTISDAPIFQLMQAGVDSGLDSTVYPIVLKYMDYAIHKIYYNIVDTVYKETATQITALSASADEAQIAALSGIKDQLKVVRSDIDAQLQKDQERNKLDPMELMQRLAMIRGIILKNVSPNLQEKLVYSGTTLRN
- the traF gene encoding conjugal transfer protein TraF, with protein sequence MRKRQSNRWCSYAIILSLATAANAGIFNDASRGWFFYESKPVIESIPVESKPVPQITPGEKATQELELLQKQLKEASALALLYPTPENVWNYQQLKTKIYDMSGILTDQQVRNDWSRPDSYSANNPTGGEGLEISRKEQNACSAELIRQSGFTYGLYLFTSANCKYCDAQINVLKKVSSTYGVSAMVVGFDAYRSANLGDLPFGEDKGIMSRKFNIVNEGKPVTVMFNIKTGQSQVLGYGYIPLDQVNNRICRLYTKQLGEF
- a CDS encoding S26 family signal peptidase, producing MKSITLVKNSLDKLNSKQQSILANGLILFAMLATLLFISKFWFLRTHGFVLNVTSSLPQRLWLVDYSHKEEFSRGDYFTFLAPKDVNLTTKSTPLVKKIVGVAGDRVEIKGSTLYINQQIMGHIWTETLPSHHKLYPIASQIIDRGCYFAWTPDLFSYDSRYTDIGIICEKDNRIVGAATPLF